One genomic window of Dysgonomonas mossii includes the following:
- a CDS encoding AI-2E family transporter encodes MNQPFEKPFTFDRTIRMLISVIAIGGALYFLYILKDVLLPFLIAWLLAYMLNPLVRFYQKRLRLAHSLAVVLTLLSVAGFITLLGFILVPLIENEIWQINGLIATYDLSSISHDGIPMSIADIFSRYVDFKEIQDSLSRDNLIEIVQYLSPAVEAIFSNTISFLVGLTVVFIVLLYLIFILLDYDKINELWRYLIPPKYRPVVNRITLDVETSMNKYFRHQAFICVILAILYATGFQLIGLPLAIMFGIIVGLVHMIPYLQVITFPPAILLCWLRASQTNDSFWMMLGLVALIYIIVQCIMDLFLVPRIMGKAMGLNPAIILLSLSVWGSLLGIVGMIIAIPLTTLLLSYYKEFIASAERIQAEENAKHNIPTNET; translated from the coding sequence ATGAACCAGCCTTTTGAAAAACCTTTTACATTCGACAGGACTATCCGTATGCTCATTAGTGTTATTGCAATAGGGGGAGCTTTATATTTTCTGTATATTTTGAAGGATGTTTTGCTACCCTTTCTTATTGCATGGCTATTGGCGTATATGCTAAATCCTTTGGTTCGATTCTATCAAAAGAGATTGAGATTGGCTCACTCTCTGGCTGTTGTTCTAACGCTTCTCTCTGTGGCCGGTTTTATTACTCTATTAGGTTTTATATTAGTTCCGCTTATAGAGAATGAAATATGGCAAATAAATGGTCTGATCGCTACTTATGATTTGTCTTCTATCAGCCACGATGGCATTCCTATGAGTATTGCAGATATATTTTCGCGTTATGTAGATTTTAAAGAAATACAAGATAGTTTATCCAGAGACAACTTGATCGAAATTGTTCAATATCTGAGTCCTGCTGTTGAAGCGATATTCTCCAATACTATTTCTTTCTTAGTTGGTCTTACTGTCGTTTTTATCGTCCTTTTGTATTTAATATTTATTCTTCTCGATTATGATAAAATAAACGAATTGTGGAGATACCTCATTCCTCCCAAATATCGTCCTGTCGTAAATCGTATTACTTTGGATGTGGAGACCAGCATGAATAAATACTTCAGACATCAGGCTTTTATCTGTGTGATTCTTGCTATTCTGTATGCTACGGGATTTCAGCTTATCGGATTACCGTTGGCTATTATGTTCGGTATTATTGTAGGACTTGTGCACATGATTCCATATTTGCAGGTTATCACCTTCCCTCCCGCAATATTGCTTTGCTGGTTGCGAGCTTCACAGACAAACGATAGCTTTTGGATGATGCTCGGACTAGTCGCACTTATATATATTATTGTTCAGTGTATCATGGATTTATTTCTTGTGCCTCGTATAATGGGTAAGGCGATGGGGCTGAATCCTGCCATCATTCTCCTTTCACTTTCTGTGTGGGGATCATTGCTCGGCATCGTGGGAATGATTATCGCAATACCTCTTACAACTTTACTTTTGTCATACTATAAAGAATTTATAGCTTCCGCAGAAAGGATACAGGCAGAAGAAAATGCAAAGCACAATATCCCTACCAATGAAACTTGA
- a CDS encoding DUF3127 domain-containing protein, with amino-acid sequence MQLTAKLIQVMPVQTGMGKNGEWRKQSIILETDGMYPKKVCVTLWGDKINESVLQVGNILDVSFDIESREYNGNWYTDLRAWKVDPAGAGAPEAPQAGYGAAPQQSAPSTPVDFSSGGDGDDLPF; translated from the coding sequence ATGCAATTAACAGCGAAATTGATTCAAGTGATGCCTGTACAAACGGGTATGGGTAAGAACGGAGAGTGGAGAAAACAGAGTATAATACTGGAAACAGACGGAATGTACCCTAAAAAAGTATGTGTTACATTGTGGGGTGATAAAATTAACGAGTCTGTTTTGCAGGTTGGCAATATTCTCGATGTATCGTTCGATATAGAAAGCCGCGAATATAATGGTAACTGGTATACAGACCTGCGTGCATGGAAGGTTGATCCGGCAGGAGCAGGTGCTCCCGAAGCTCCCCAAGCGGGATACGGTGCTGCACCCCAACAATCGGCTCCTTCTACACCTGTAGATTTTAGTAGCGGTGGCGATGGTGACGATCTGCCATTCTAA